A region from the Spirochaeta thermophila DSM 6192 genome encodes:
- the greA gene encoding transcription elongation factor GreA encodes MSDALRKELQEKLNEEKWTRAALTSYSVTQFKELDDLIERIRKAGWSTEALQICEEHLEHTKHSIVALYISGILKIEKRAVDDEHLVSLIQLFIDQRKWKIVEYLCQRVLEYGENRFALKTLAHWYETEGREADKVAIWERLIKVDYEEADLVKTLAEKKLEQGATEEAVDLYKKALHRYIGKGDFPNVKEIWERLLTLAPQDISFFDHAKSKIVTMLGEEKAIQLLYLLYEAHKDAEDQDIPISILKQILSYDPRDTRARKALVEAYRKKYAGHSNLEEYLKISNLTQNWRNVHEAIEDFERHIAFDEGNFVYHRTWGVGRIRSIKGDEVVIDFVKKRGHKMSLQLAIDSLQVLDKRHIWVLKAVSSKEKLKKMFLSNVRWGLEVVIKSLENNASIRDIKSELVPSILSSREWMEWSERARELLKTDPMFGNVPNRSDRYMVRSHPVSFEEKIYLRFKAEKSFFARLKTMEEYLQQGEPDSEFFNEMLEYFISFLKGEEITETTICSGLFLSRLLKQYPYLGERIQVDLLDLFSRLDDPRTMKDVFAKIQDQDYRRLFLEFVKHNLPGWPRIFKDLFPQYLNRYIIESLRDAGRTDVLQELVDDLFDRYKEEREAFIWLIRNYLDEEWFRKTFELSFERILINFLHLLDITYREIENSKNVVHNRKLNKQVYAFLFQEQRLEQYLLHASEEEVIRIYSLVEDVEGLDPATKIELRHLIMEHFPGIKLPGREEREVVVPRGIMVTPAAYAAKQKELKYLHEVEVPKNSKEISQALLLGDLRENAEYKAAKERQEMLNSTIGKLKEELERAQIVRPDEVDASQISFGTKVTLLNKETKKRETYVILGPWESNPDKGIISYLSPFGSELYGHKEGEELEFTINERTYHYVVEKIEKADMS; translated from the coding sequence ATGTCTGACGCACTACGAAAGGAACTCCAGGAAAAACTCAACGAAGAGAAGTGGACGCGAGCGGCGCTCACCAGCTATTCGGTGACCCAGTTCAAAGAACTCGATGACCTCATCGAGAGGATACGAAAGGCAGGATGGTCCACCGAGGCGCTCCAGATATGCGAGGAGCATCTGGAGCACACGAAACACAGCATCGTGGCCCTCTATATTTCGGGGATTCTCAAGATAGAGAAACGCGCAGTGGACGACGAGCACCTCGTGTCGCTCATCCAGCTGTTCATCGATCAAAGAAAGTGGAAGATCGTCGAATACCTCTGTCAGAGGGTTCTCGAGTACGGAGAGAATCGGTTTGCACTCAAGACCCTGGCCCATTGGTACGAGACGGAGGGACGGGAGGCCGATAAAGTCGCCATATGGGAACGGCTCATAAAAGTTGATTATGAAGAAGCAGATCTCGTGAAGACACTTGCGGAAAAAAAGCTGGAGCAGGGGGCCACGGAGGAAGCCGTCGATCTCTACAAGAAGGCCCTCCATCGGTATATCGGGAAGGGGGATTTTCCCAATGTAAAGGAGATCTGGGAGCGGCTGCTCACCCTGGCTCCCCAGGACATCAGCTTTTTCGATCACGCGAAGTCGAAGATCGTGACGATGCTCGGAGAGGAGAAGGCCATTCAGCTTCTCTATCTCCTCTATGAGGCTCACAAGGATGCCGAAGACCAGGACATCCCCATATCGATCCTCAAGCAGATCCTCTCCTACGACCCGCGGGACACCCGGGCTCGAAAGGCCCTGGTGGAGGCGTACAGGAAAAAATATGCGGGACACAGCAATCTCGAGGAGTATCTCAAGATCTCGAACCTCACGCAGAACTGGCGGAACGTCCATGAAGCCATAGAGGATTTCGAACGCCATATCGCATTCGACGAAGGCAACTTCGTCTACCACAGGACGTGGGGAGTGGGGAGGATACGCTCCATCAAAGGCGATGAGGTCGTCATAGATTTTGTGAAGAAACGCGGCCACAAGATGTCGCTTCAGCTCGCCATCGACTCTCTCCAGGTTCTGGACAAGCGCCACATATGGGTGTTGAAGGCGGTGTCTTCGAAGGAAAAACTCAAGAAGATGTTCCTCTCGAACGTGAGATGGGGTCTCGAGGTGGTGATCAAGAGTCTCGAAAACAATGCGAGTATCCGGGACATAAAAAGCGAACTCGTCCCATCCATCCTCTCCTCCCGGGAGTGGATGGAGTGGAGTGAACGGGCCAGGGAACTCCTCAAGACGGACCCCATGTTCGGTAACGTTCCCAATCGATCCGACAGGTACATGGTGAGGAGCCATCCTGTAAGCTTCGAAGAGAAGATCTATCTCCGTTTCAAGGCCGAGAAGAGCTTTTTTGCCCGTCTCAAGACCATGGAGGAATACCTTCAGCAGGGAGAGCCGGACAGCGAATTCTTCAACGAGATGTTGGAGTATTTCATTTCCTTCCTGAAAGGCGAGGAGATCACGGAGACCACGATCTGTTCCGGACTCTTTCTCTCACGCCTCCTCAAACAGTACCCCTATCTTGGGGAGAGGATCCAGGTGGATCTTCTCGATCTCTTCTCCAGACTCGACGACCCTCGCACGATGAAGGATGTCTTCGCAAAGATACAGGATCAGGACTACAGACGACTCTTCCTCGAATTCGTGAAGCACAATCTTCCCGGATGGCCGAGAATCTTCAAGGATCTCTTCCCACAGTATCTGAACCGTTACATCATCGAGTCGCTCCGGGATGCGGGTAGGACCGATGTCCTCCAGGAGCTCGTGGACGACCTCTTCGATCGATACAAGGAGGAGAGGGAAGCCTTCATATGGCTGATACGGAACTATCTCGATGAAGAGTGGTTCAGGAAGACGTTCGAGCTCTCTTTCGAGCGCATCCTCATCAATTTCCTCCATCTGCTCGATATCACGTATCGGGAGATAGAAAACTCGAAGAACGTGGTTCACAACAGGAAGCTGAACAAACAGGTGTATGCCTTCCTCTTCCAGGAGCAGCGGCTGGAACAGTACCTTCTCCATGCATCGGAAGAAGAGGTGATACGCATCTACAGTCTGGTGGAGGATGTGGAAGGGCTCGATCCCGCCACGAAGATAGAGTTGCGGCATCTCATCATGGAACACTTCCCCGGGATCAAGTTGCCTGGCAGAGAGGAACGCGAGGTGGTCGTTCCACGGGGTATCATGGTGACCCCTGCGGCGTATGCGGCCAAGCAGAAGGAGCTGAAATATCTCCACGAGGTGGAGGTGCCCAAAAACTCGAAGGAAATCAGCCAGGCCCTGCTCCTTGGGGATCTACGCGAAAATGCCGAGTACAAGGCAGCCAAGGAGCGACAGGAAATGTTGAACAGCACGATCGGAAAGCTCAAAGAAGAACTGGAAAGGGCCCAGATCGTGCGGCCGGACGAAGTCGATGCGAGTCAGATCTCATTCGGGACCAAGGTCACACTCCTCAACAAGGAGACCAAGAAGAGAGAGACCTACGTGATCCTGGGGCCCTGGGAGTCGAATCCGGACAAGGGGATAATCTCCTACCTCTCGCCTTTCGGCTCGGAGCTCTATGGGCACAAGGAGGGGGAGGAACTCGAATTCACCATAAACGAGCGAACGTATCACTATGTGGTGGAGAAGATAGAAAAAGCCGACATGTCGTGA